A genomic segment from Blastococcus sp. PRF04-17 encodes:
- a CDS encoding LLM class flavin-dependent oxidoreductase — protein sequence MKFGILLTSVYDASVDARVQRRQHEELVRTAEELGFELMVCGQHFLGSELRYFQPVPWLTHMAQVAPSMQVATGIILLSMVNPVDIAEQMATLDVLTDGRATFGVGLGYSGHEFDAFGVEPGTRVARFEESLELVKALWSGEKVDFAGRFHSVHGAQPSVRPLQAGGLPVWIGGQAAGAVKRAARMGDAWYAPPFPSHAELAQLRKLFLDTRDEHGLATGGDFPLRRELLIAPSREAGMEAALDRYRARYETYKKWGLSGENTPVGDGSELRANIEEQFILGTAQDCAAELARLRDELGMTHFVFKPHWPGLPHREAMAQLEEFGTQVLPGLRHA from the coding sequence ATGAAGTTCGGCATCCTGCTCACGTCGGTGTACGACGCCAGTGTCGACGCCCGGGTGCAGCGCCGGCAGCACGAGGAGCTGGTGCGCACCGCCGAGGAGCTCGGCTTCGAGCTGATGGTGTGCGGGCAGCACTTCCTGGGCTCGGAGCTGCGCTACTTCCAGCCGGTGCCGTGGCTGACCCACATGGCCCAGGTGGCGCCGTCGATGCAGGTCGCGACCGGGATCATCCTGCTGTCGATGGTCAATCCGGTCGACATCGCCGAGCAGATGGCCACCCTCGACGTGCTCACCGACGGCCGGGCGACCTTCGGGGTGGGGCTGGGCTACAGCGGGCACGAGTTCGACGCGTTCGGGGTGGAGCCGGGCACCCGGGTGGCCCGGTTCGAGGAGTCCCTGGAGCTGGTGAAGGCGCTGTGGAGCGGGGAGAAGGTCGACTTCGCCGGCCGCTTCCACAGCGTGCACGGCGCCCAGCCCTCGGTGCGCCCGCTGCAGGCCGGCGGGCTGCCGGTGTGGATCGGCGGGCAGGCCGCCGGCGCGGTGAAGCGGGCCGCGCGGATGGGCGATGCCTGGTACGCCCCGCCCTTCCCCTCCCACGCCGAGCTCGCGCAGCTGCGGAAGCTGTTCCTCGACACCCGCGACGAGCACGGGCTGGCCACCGGCGGGGACTTCCCGCTGCGCCGTGAGCTGCTCATCGCCCCGTCCCGGGAGGCGGGCATGGAGGCGGCACTGGACCGCTACCGCGCCCGCTACGAGACGTACAAGAAGTGGGGCCTGTCGGGGGAGAACACCCCGGTCGGTGACGGGTCGGAGCTGCGGGCGAACATCGAGGAGCAGTTCATCCTCGGGACCGCGCAGGACTGCGCCGCCGAGCTGGCCCGGCTGCGCGACGAGCTCGGCATGACCCACTTCGTGTTCAAGCCCCACTGGCCCGGCCTGCCGCACCGCGAGGCCATGGCCCAGCTGGAGGAATTCGGTACCCAGGTGCTCCCGGGGCTCCGTCATGCCTGA
- a CDS encoding FadR/GntR family transcriptional regulator — protein MSTPADARPTGPRPRTIRRGAKVAEALALEIVNRIVSENLRPGTLLPPEAQMVEEYGVGRSSLREALHVLEVHGVITMKHGRNGGPMVIEVGTRDYGRMSTLFFHLRGITFAELIDARLVLEPVMARLAAQRRATELIGTLPDPTSTEVADDAAYLEASAPFHRAVASMSGNPLLDLYSVSLEDIFLEHVGEALSPPEKREHVLEVHRAIADAIASGDADVAERTMRDHMQEYANWVRDRHPELMPRVINWWQVG, from the coding sequence ATGTCTACCCCTGCAGATGCACGCCCCACCGGTCCGCGCCCGCGCACGATCAGACGCGGCGCCAAGGTGGCGGAAGCTCTGGCATTGGAAATCGTCAACAGAATTGTCTCGGAGAACCTCCGGCCCGGCACTCTGCTTCCTCCCGAAGCGCAGATGGTCGAGGAGTACGGCGTCGGCCGCAGTTCGCTGCGCGAGGCGCTGCATGTTCTCGAAGTGCATGGCGTCATCACAATGAAGCACGGCCGAAATGGCGGCCCGATGGTCATCGAAGTGGGAACTCGCGACTACGGGCGGATGTCCACGCTGTTCTTCCACCTGCGAGGCATCACGTTCGCGGAGCTGATCGACGCCCGACTGGTCCTGGAGCCGGTCATGGCACGTCTCGCGGCACAGCGGCGGGCGACGGAACTCATCGGCACCCTCCCGGATCCCACGTCCACGGAGGTGGCGGACGACGCCGCGTACCTCGAGGCGTCGGCGCCGTTCCACCGGGCTGTCGCCTCCATGTCCGGAAATCCGCTGCTCGATCTCTACAGCGTCTCCCTCGAGGACATCTTCCTCGAGCACGTGGGCGAGGCGCTCTCTCCGCCGGAGAAGCGTGAACACGTTCTCGAGGTCCACCGGGCCATCGCCGACGCCATTGCTTCCGGCGACGCCGATGTCGCCGAGCGGACCATGCGTGACCACATGCAGGAGTACGCGAACTGGGTGCGTGACAGACATCCGGAATTGATGCCGCGGGTGATCAATTGGTGGCAGGTCGGTTGA
- a CDS encoding acyclic terpene utilization AtuA family protein — MSGKTVRLGAGMAFWGDRVQPAAEMIERADIDYLCCDHLAELTMSILAKQRAKNPEAGYTRDLIDLLRGALPVAVRKGVKIISNAGGANPRAAGERVLELCKELGLSGVRVAVVTGDDIEGDIDRLMDDGVSFTNLDTGAELVTVRERLTHAAVYTGSEGIVEALRLGADVVICGRVTDIALYLGPLIHEFGWASDDWQRLGMATVVAHAIECGGQATGGLYAADWQGVDGLEDLGYPIAEVREDGTAVLTKTPGTGGRVDIGTVSEQLVYEILDPGNYLTADVTADFTQVRLEEVGPDRVLITGGTGKPRPDTLKVNMGYRAGFVGEIVFTYSWPDAPAKARRGIEFLKNRLAAADFRCSAEIVEYLGHTSMFQGRVPPPTDPELPEVVVRYAARCPDAEQARKVFTESVPLYNNGPAGVAGVGTRPPLKELYAIWSCLIPREHVSQSVELLEV, encoded by the coding sequence ATGAGTGGAAAGACGGTCCGGCTCGGCGCCGGGATGGCGTTCTGGGGTGACCGGGTGCAGCCGGCGGCGGAGATGATCGAGCGGGCGGACATCGATTACCTGTGTTGTGACCATCTGGCCGAGTTGACGATGTCGATCCTGGCCAAGCAGCGGGCCAAGAACCCGGAGGCCGGCTACACCCGTGACCTCATCGACCTGCTGCGCGGCGCGTTGCCGGTGGCGGTCCGCAAGGGCGTGAAGATCATCAGCAACGCGGGTGGGGCGAATCCGCGGGCGGCCGGGGAGCGGGTGCTGGAGCTGTGCAAGGAGCTGGGCCTGTCCGGTGTGCGGGTGGCGGTGGTGACCGGGGATGACATCGAGGGCGACATCGACCGGCTGATGGACGACGGCGTCAGCTTCACGAATCTGGACACCGGCGCGGAGCTGGTGACGGTGCGGGAGCGGCTGACCCACGCCGCGGTCTACACCGGCAGCGAGGGGATCGTGGAGGCGCTGCGGCTGGGCGCCGACGTCGTCATCTGCGGCCGGGTGACCGACATCGCCCTGTACCTGGGGCCGTTGATCCACGAGTTCGGCTGGGCTTCCGACGACTGGCAACGGCTGGGCATGGCGACGGTGGTGGCGCACGCGATCGAGTGCGGCGGGCAGGCGACCGGCGGGCTGTACGCGGCGGACTGGCAGGGCGTGGATGGGCTGGAGGACCTGGGTTATCCGATCGCCGAGGTGCGCGAGGACGGCACCGCGGTGCTGACCAAGACCCCGGGCACCGGTGGGCGGGTGGACATCGGCACGGTCAGCGAGCAGCTGGTCTACGAGATCCTGGACCCGGGCAATTATCTGACCGCCGACGTGACCGCCGACTTCACCCAGGTGCGGTTGGAGGAGGTGGGGCCGGACCGGGTGCTGATCACCGGCGGCACGGGCAAGCCCCGCCCGGACACGCTGAAGGTGAACATGGGCTACCGGGCGGGGTTCGTGGGGGAGATCGTGTTCACCTACAGCTGGCCCGACGCCCCGGCCAAGGCCCGGCGGGGCATCGAGTTCCTGAAGAACCGGCTGGCCGCGGCGGACTTCCGGTGCAGCGCGGAGATCGTGGAGTACCTGGGGCACACGTCGATGTTTCAGGGCCGGGTGCCTCCGCCGACGGATCCGGAGCTGCCCGAGGTCGTGGTGCGCTACGCCGCCCGCTGCCCGGACGCCGAGCAGGCGCGCAAGGTGTTCACCGAGAGCGTGCCGCTGTACAACAACGGCCCGGCCGGTGTCGCGGGGGTGGGCACGCGGCCGCCGCTGAAGGAGCTGTACGCGATCTGGTCGTGCCTGATCCCCCGGGAGCACGTGTCCCAGTCCGTCGAGCTGCTGGAGGTCTGA
- a CDS encoding sensor histidine kinase → MLVALAVVTFVTWRLLVRETDERMDLTLEAEVFEFRQIVESGIDPRTGEPFDTVAAVLETVITYNLARPNEKFLGYVDGEYRYQSRIEAPVLLSEDRDFTRLVGSVTEPASGRYESGAGEVRYLAVPVTLDGDPRSAVAVVAYFADQEREAAHHTARIMLGVGALTVLLAAAGAWVVAGRILRPVRDVAATAKGITERELSGRIPEDGRGADELSDLVVSVNAMLDRLENGVAAQRRFLDDAGHELRTPITIVRGHLEVLDPSDPRDVRETVALVDDELDRMNRIVSDLLLLARAEQPQFVRPQPVDAEALTSEIFDKVRRLGDRSWVLETSARVDALLDPQRVTQALVALADNAVRYTGPGDRISVGSQLAGGELRFWISDTGPGIPADERQRVFERFARGTAGARRSDGAGLGLSIVQAIATAHGGSAVLDSVPGRGTTVSLVVPARLAPPDVAGTDDDSATPELPTDDPMPSTPSGGRS, encoded by the coding sequence GTGCTGGTCGCACTGGCCGTCGTCACGTTCGTCACCTGGCGACTCCTCGTCCGCGAGACCGACGAGCGCATGGACCTGACGCTCGAGGCAGAGGTGTTCGAGTTCCGCCAGATCGTCGAGTCCGGCATTGACCCCCGGACCGGGGAGCCGTTCGACACGGTGGCCGCCGTGCTCGAGACCGTCATCACGTACAACCTCGCCCGACCCAACGAGAAGTTCCTCGGGTACGTCGACGGCGAGTACCGCTACCAGAGCCGGATCGAGGCGCCGGTCCTGCTCAGCGAGGACCGCGACTTCACCCGTCTCGTCGGCTCGGTCACCGAGCCGGCGTCCGGCAGGTACGAGAGCGGCGCGGGGGAGGTGCGCTACCTCGCCGTCCCCGTGACGCTCGACGGTGATCCGCGCAGCGCCGTGGCCGTGGTCGCCTACTTCGCCGACCAGGAACGGGAGGCGGCCCACCACACCGCCCGCATCATGCTCGGGGTCGGCGCGCTGACCGTGCTCCTCGCGGCGGCCGGTGCCTGGGTGGTCGCCGGACGGATCCTCCGACCGGTGCGCGACGTCGCCGCCACGGCGAAGGGCATCACCGAGCGCGAGCTCTCCGGGCGCATCCCCGAGGACGGTCGCGGCGCGGACGAGCTCTCCGACCTGGTCGTGTCGGTCAACGCGATGCTCGACCGGCTGGAGAACGGCGTCGCGGCCCAGCGCCGCTTCCTCGACGACGCCGGGCACGAGCTGCGGACGCCGATCACGATCGTGCGGGGACACCTGGAGGTCCTCGACCCGTCCGATCCCAGGGACGTCCGCGAGACGGTGGCGCTCGTGGACGACGAACTGGACCGGATGAACCGGATCGTCTCGGACCTGCTGCTGCTCGCCCGCGCCGAACAGCCGCAGTTCGTCCGCCCCCAGCCGGTCGACGCCGAGGCGCTCACCAGCGAGATCTTCGACAAGGTCCGCCGGCTCGGGGACCGCTCCTGGGTCCTCGAGACCAGCGCCCGCGTCGACGCGCTGCTCGACCCGCAGCGGGTCACCCAGGCGCTCGTGGCCCTGGCCGACAACGCCGTCCGCTACACCGGGCCCGGTGACCGCATCTCCGTCGGCAGCCAGCTCGCCGGCGGGGAGCTGCGGTTCTGGATCTCCGACACGGGGCCGGGCATCCCCGCCGACGAGCGCCAGCGGGTCTTCGAGCGTTTCGCCCGCGGCACGGCCGGCGCCCGGCGCTCGGACGGCGCAGGGCTGGGGCTGTCCATCGTCCAGGCCATCGCGACGGCCCACGGCGGATCGGCGGTGCTGGACAGCGTGCCGGGCCGCGGGACCACGGTCAGCCTCGTCGTCCCCGCGCGCCTGGCACCCCCGGACGTCGCGGGGACCGACGACGACAGCGCCACCCCGGAACTGCCCACCGACGACCCGATGCCGAGCACCCCCTCTGGAGGCCGGTCATGA
- a CDS encoding STAS domain-containing protein, with protein MTAHLDLTRWPAEPGPPPFLLSIDVAKARVSLHGELDREAAHRLDEAIGVLVHTASPRWSVDVSAVRFCDAEGLRALVRAQQRAQRAGRVLVVERPGGCLRRLLPLVGIDPAGPHD; from the coding sequence ATGACCGCACATCTCGACCTCACCCGCTGGCCGGCCGAACCCGGGCCGCCGCCGTTCCTGCTGTCGATCGACGTCGCGAAGGCCCGCGTCAGCCTGCACGGCGAGCTGGACCGGGAGGCCGCCCACCGCCTCGACGAGGCGATCGGGGTCCTGGTCCACACCGCGTCACCCCGGTGGTCGGTGGACGTCTCGGCGGTCCGCTTCTGCGACGCGGAGGGACTCCGGGCGCTGGTCCGTGCGCAGCAGCGGGCACAGCGCGCCGGCCGTGTCCTCGTCGTCGAGCGCCCGGGCGGCTGCCTCCGGCGCCTGCTGCCGCTGGTCGGGATCGACCCGGCAGGCCCGCACGACTGA
- a CDS encoding acyl-CoA dehydrogenase family protein, with protein sequence MIQATAVPGEVLAAELGALVRDWGLREVRPRVRQLEEQGDFPRELYAQMGEMGLFGCVFPERLGGNGAGFRALAKVAENLAWVYPPLSAPMNLQAATVPLTIANWGGPELVERYVPGLVTAELLGCNAMTEPDGGSDFLGAMRTRAVRDGDDYVINGAKMWITNANVADVAVVYAKTDPAAGHKGVTAFLVETSTPGFQTTRVPCRVLGKLMPTNSVTLTDVRVPASHVLGAEGQGFAVAMNAMDYGRLSVAARSVGLAQACLDAALEYADQRVAFGQKIGEFQMVKKQLADMTVEVAAARALVDAAAAGYDSGTVATRESSIAKYYAGEVCNRAAQACAEIFGGAAFSDELPVSIYLNYAKLWQTGEGSANIQAVLIADDALGWKDMDRHRTPLPVMV encoded by the coding sequence ATGATCCAGGCTACGGCCGTTCCCGGTGAGGTCCTGGCTGCTGAGCTGGGCGCACTGGTCCGCGACTGGGGGCTGCGCGAGGTGCGCCCGCGGGTGCGGCAGCTGGAGGAGCAGGGGGACTTCCCCCGCGAGCTGTACGCGCAGATGGGCGAGATGGGGCTGTTCGGGTGCGTGTTCCCGGAGCGGCTGGGCGGCAACGGGGCCGGCTTCCGGGCGCTGGCCAAGGTGGCGGAGAACCTCGCGTGGGTCTATCCGCCGTTGTCGGCGCCGATGAACCTGCAGGCGGCCACGGTGCCCCTGACGATCGCCAACTGGGGCGGCCCCGAGCTGGTCGAGCGCTACGTGCCGGGTCTGGTGACGGCGGAGCTGCTCGGCTGCAACGCGATGACCGAGCCCGACGGAGGGTCGGACTTCCTGGGGGCGATGCGCACCCGGGCGGTCCGTGACGGCGACGACTACGTGATCAACGGCGCCAAGATGTGGATCACCAACGCCAACGTCGCCGACGTCGCGGTCGTCTACGCCAAGACCGACCCGGCCGCCGGGCACAAGGGCGTGACGGCGTTCCTGGTGGAGACCTCGACGCCGGGGTTCCAGACGACCCGGGTGCCGTGCCGCGTGCTCGGGAAGCTCATGCCGACGAACTCGGTGACCCTCACCGACGTCCGGGTGCCGGCCAGCCACGTCCTCGGCGCCGAGGGACAGGGGTTCGCCGTCGCGATGAACGCGATGGACTACGGCCGGCTGTCGGTGGCCGCGCGGTCGGTGGGTCTGGCGCAGGCGTGCCTGGACGCGGCGCTGGAGTACGCCGACCAGCGGGTTGCCTTCGGTCAGAAGATCGGCGAGTTCCAGATGGTGAAGAAGCAGCTGGCCGACATGACCGTCGAGGTGGCCGCAGCCCGCGCGCTGGTCGACGCGGCGGCCGCCGGTTACGACAGCGGCACGGTGGCGACCCGGGAGAGCTCGATCGCCAAGTACTACGCCGGCGAGGTGTGCAACCGGGCCGCGCAGGCCTGCGCGGAGATCTTCGGCGGCGCGGCGTTCAGCGACGAGCTGCCGGTCAGCATCTACCTGAACTACGCCAAGTTGTGGCAGACGGGGGAGGGCTCGGCGAACATCCAGGCCGTCCTGATCGCCGACGACGCGCTGGGCTGGAAGGACATGGACCGCCACCGCACGCCGCTGCCCGTAATGGTCTGA
- a CDS encoding FAD-dependent oxidoreductase — MGRLGRRCRRRRGRLGRRAFAAAIAAARRGSEVLLLERANRLGGTTAKSSATMWIPNNPLMRAAGLRDDRAAALRYMARVAYPAEYHPASSTLGLSPLRYQLLEALYDHGSEAFAELDEAGAIPYDPDCMPGFPDYHSDFAEDEAPVGRSIRMWLPADYRFGVDATGGQRLVEAMQATAEKLGVSIRTNTRVVQVVRDDEDVVVGVEARVRTTTDVFGARQGVVFATGGFLHDPEMAAAFLRGPVFGGAAAEEATGDFVRIASGLGARLGNMGHAWWDEVVLEAALRTRSTLRDAVYLFGDSMMVVNRHGRRVMNEKMPYNERGQVHFHWDADSRRYTNLLLFLVFDEATARDTRPSRHRYPLPLGEDREVDVISGDTWAQLTDRLRDRLADLAPHTGGFTLAGDFEEGLRAQVTRFGELAATGVDLDHGRGRRASRRSGPPDPGTRVSRTRRCTPSPSRARTTA; from the coding sequence CTGGGACGGCTGGGACGCCGTTGCCGACGTCGTCGTGGTCGGCTCGGGCGTCGCGCCTTCGCCGCGGCGATCGCCGCCGCGCGGCGGGGATCGGAGGTGCTGCTGCTCGAGCGCGCGAACCGCCTGGGCGGCACCACGGCCAAGTCCAGCGCCACCATGTGGATCCCGAACAACCCGCTGATGCGGGCAGCGGGGCTCCGCGACGACCGGGCCGCGGCCCTTCGCTACATGGCCAGGGTGGCCTACCCGGCGGAGTACCACCCGGCGTCCTCCACCCTGGGGCTGTCGCCCCTGCGCTACCAGCTGCTCGAAGCGCTGTACGACCACGGCTCGGAGGCCTTCGCGGAACTCGACGAGGCCGGCGCCATCCCGTACGACCCCGACTGCATGCCGGGCTTCCCCGACTACCACTCCGACTTCGCGGAGGACGAGGCGCCGGTCGGGCGGTCGATCCGGATGTGGCTCCCCGCGGACTACCGCTTCGGGGTCGACGCGACCGGTGGCCAGCGCCTCGTCGAGGCGATGCAGGCGACCGCCGAGAAGCTCGGGGTCAGCATCCGGACGAACACCCGGGTCGTGCAGGTCGTGCGGGACGACGAGGACGTCGTCGTCGGCGTCGAGGCGCGCGTCCGCACCACCACGGACGTCTTCGGTGCCCGACAGGGGGTCGTGTTCGCCACCGGCGGCTTCCTCCACGACCCGGAGATGGCCGCGGCGTTCCTGCGCGGCCCGGTGTTCGGCGGCGCGGCCGCCGAGGAGGCGACCGGTGACTTCGTCAGGATCGCCTCGGGGCTCGGCGCCCGGCTCGGCAACATGGGACACGCGTGGTGGGACGAGGTCGTGCTCGAGGCCGCGCTCCGCACACGGTCGACGCTCAGGGACGCGGTCTACCTCTTCGGCGACAGCATGATGGTCGTCAACCGGCACGGCAGACGCGTCATGAACGAGAAGATGCCCTACAACGAGCGGGGGCAGGTCCACTTCCACTGGGACGCCGACTCGCGCCGGTACACCAACCTCCTGCTCTTCCTCGTGTTCGACGAGGCGACCGCGCGGGACACGCGGCCGAGCCGGCACCGGTACCCCCTTCCGCTCGGGGAGGACAGAGAGGTCGACGTGATCTCCGGCGACACGTGGGCCCAGCTGACCGACCGGCTGCGCGACCGGCTGGCGGACCTGGCGCCGCACACCGGGGGATTCACCCTCGCGGGCGACTTCGAGGAGGGCCTGCGCGCGCAGGTCACCCGGTTCGGGGAGCTGGCGGCGACCGGCGTGGACCTGGACCACGGCCGGGGGAGACGCGCATCGAGAAGGAGTGGGCCACCCGACCCCGGTACGCGGGTCAGCCGAACCCGACGATGCACGCCTTCGCCGAGCAGGGCCCGTACCACTGCCTGA
- a CDS encoding FAD-binding protein, with the protein MHAFAEQGPYHCLILGGGALDTKGGPVVDPRGRVLGYDGEAIPGVYGAGNCISAPTGQGYHGPGGTVGPALTFGWLAGVAVAARARRMPSFTTTG; encoded by the coding sequence ATGCACGCCTTCGCCGAGCAGGGCCCGTACCACTGCCTGATCCTCGGGGGCGGGGCGCTCGACACCAAGGGCGGTCCGGTCGTCGACCCCCGCGGTCGCGTCCTCGGGTACGACGGCGAGGCCATCCCGGGCGTCTACGGCGCCGGCAACTGCATCTCGGCGCCGACCGGGCAGGGGTACCACGGCCCGGGTGGAACGGTCGGTCCGGCGCTGACCTTCGGCTGGCTGGCGGGCGTGGCCGTCGCCGCCCGGGCACGGCGCATGCCCTCCTTCACCACGACCGGCTGA
- a CDS encoding flagellin N-terminal helical domain-containing protein — MGLRVNNNIAAMNAYRNLSVTDGQMSKSLEKLSSGFRINRAADDAAGLAISEGLRSQIGGLKVAVRNTQDGISVVQTAEGALTETHSILQRMRDLSVQASNAGGVNDDAKNAIQSELGQLKSELNRINATTTFNGKKLLDGSFQSLFQVGANAGETITVSIGSPGIGMDAAGLGVSGVNVTGVGAFTNGAAAAGRVTTTNAGAAAAGSLLFTELAAGDDYLDATGAVAVASFEKLDGTINFGGKSFDLSSVDYSTATTGAQARTLLNNAAQAALGLTTGPFAAGTATTITFSVTEAVAGFTGANGYALGTSAQQIASATPTFTAASGATAAITALDAAIKKVSTQRADLGAIQNRFDHTINNLNVAVENLTASESRIRDADMAQEMVQFTRNQILSQAGTAMLAQANQASQGVLSLLR, encoded by the coding sequence GTGGGTCTGCGCGTCAACAACAACATCGCGGCGATGAACGCCTACCGCAATCTGTCCGTCACCGACGGCCAGATGAGCAAGAGCCTGGAGAAGCTCTCCTCCGGGTTCCGCATCAACCGGGCCGCCGACGACGCGGCCGGGCTGGCGATCTCGGAGGGTCTGCGGTCGCAGATCGGTGGCCTGAAGGTCGCCGTTCGCAACACCCAGGACGGCATCTCGGTCGTGCAGACCGCTGAGGGTGCGCTCACCGAGACGCACAGCATCCTGCAGCGCATGCGCGACCTGTCGGTCCAGGCCAGCAACGCCGGCGGCGTCAACGACGACGCCAAGAACGCCATCCAGTCGGAGCTGGGCCAGCTCAAGTCCGAGCTGAACCGGATCAACGCCACGACGACGTTCAACGGCAAGAAGCTCCTGGACGGCAGCTTCCAGTCCCTCTTCCAGGTCGGCGCCAACGCCGGGGAGACCATCACGGTCAGCATCGGCTCGCCCGGCATCGGCATGGACGCCGCCGGCCTGGGTGTCTCCGGGGTCAACGTGACCGGTGTGGGTGCGTTCACCAACGGCGCCGCCGCGGCCGGCCGGGTCACCACGACCAACGCCGGTGCGGCCGCGGCCGGCTCGCTGCTGTTCACCGAGCTCGCCGCCGGCGATGACTACCTCGACGCCACCGGCGCCGTGGCCGTCGCCTCGTTCGAGAAGCTCGACGGCACCATCAACTTCGGTGGCAAGAGCTTCGACCTCAGCTCGGTGGACTACAGCACCGCCACCACCGGTGCCCAGGCCCGCACCCTGCTGAACAACGCCGCCCAGGCCGCCCTGGGCCTGACCACCGGCCCGTTCGCCGCCGGTACGGCCACCACCATCACCTTCAGCGTCACCGAGGCCGTCGCCGGCTTCACCGGCGCCAACGGTTACGCGCTGGGCACCTCCGCCCAGCAGATCGCCTCGGCGACCCCGACCTTCACCGCCGCCAGCGGTGCCACCGCGGCGATCACCGCCCTCGACGCCGCGATCAAGAAGGTGTCGACCCAGCGGGCCGATCTGGGTGCCATCCAGAACCGGTTCGACCACACCATCAACAACCTCAACGTCGCGGTGGAGAACCTGACCGCCTCGGAGAGCCGCATCCGCGACGCCGACATGGCCCAGGAGATGGTCCAGTTCACCCGGAACCAGATCCTGTCCCAGGCCGGCACCGCCATGCTCGCGCAGGCCAACCAGGCCTCGCAGGGCGTCCTGTCGCTGCTCCGCTGA
- a CDS encoding enoyl-CoA hydratase/isomerase family protein, whose product MTDPVVSSRRGPLAVLTLNRPEERNPLDRDMSAALLAAMAAAMADDEVRAVAIAANGPAFCAGGDLRQMKQLRQMPAEQAYAWPEDIVALHKAALDAPKPMIALVDGPAYAGGMGLAGMCDILLATDRARFAMPEIRTGLFPMIIVAHLARAVPRKLLLDLMLTGRPLDAAEAHRAGFVNRVCDGTDGLWAAAEEYAGWFAHTSPLAARLGRRAFTLLADLPANQALDAAQFLNLTFFLGSDLAEGATAFLEKRPPAWVHR is encoded by the coding sequence ATGACTGATCCGGTCGTCAGCTCGCGGCGGGGGCCGCTGGCGGTGCTCACCCTGAACCGGCCCGAGGAGCGCAACCCGCTGGACCGGGACATGTCGGCCGCGCTGCTGGCGGCCATGGCCGCCGCGATGGCCGACGACGAGGTGCGGGCGGTGGCGATCGCGGCGAACGGTCCGGCGTTCTGCGCCGGCGGCGACCTGCGGCAGATGAAACAGCTGCGGCAGATGCCCGCCGAGCAGGCCTACGCCTGGCCCGAGGACATCGTCGCCCTGCACAAGGCCGCCCTCGACGCCCCGAAGCCGATGATCGCGCTGGTCGACGGCCCGGCCTACGCCGGCGGCATGGGCCTGGCCGGCATGTGCGACATTCTCCTGGCCACCGACCGGGCGCGGTTCGCGATGCCCGAGATCCGCACCGGCCTGTTCCCGATGATCATCGTGGCCCACCTGGCCCGGGCGGTGCCCCGCAAGCTGCTGCTCGACCTGATGCTCACCGGCCGGCCGCTCGACGCCGCCGAGGCGCACCGCGCCGGGTTCGTCAACCGGGTCTGCGACGGCACCGACGGGCTGTGGGCCGCCGCCGAGGAGTACGCCGGCTGGTTCGCCCACACCAGCCCGCTCGCGGCGCGGCTGGGCCGCCGCGCGTTCACGCTGCTCGCCGATCTGCCGGCGAACCAGGCCCTGGACGCCGCCCAGTTCCTCAACCTGACCTTCTTCCTCGGCAGCGACCTCGCCGAGGGAGCGACCGCGTTCCTGGAGAAGCGGCCCCCCGCCTGGGTCCACCGGTGA
- a CDS encoding AtuA-related protein: MRVVDLAHGRSGDKGDICNVGLVAYDDAGYQILLREVTEQRVAEHYGDLVTGTVTRYELPGIRSLNFVLTGALDGGGTMSLRSDHLGKVMYAWLLRMEIGDGAIADD, translated from the coding sequence ATGCGCGTGGTCGATCTCGCCCACGGGCGGTCGGGGGACAAGGGCGACATCTGCAACGTGGGGCTGGTCGCCTACGACGACGCCGGCTACCAGATCCTGCTGCGGGAGGTGACCGAGCAGCGGGTGGCCGAGCACTACGGCGACCTGGTGACGGGCACCGTGACCCGGTATGAGCTGCCCGGCATCCGGTCGCTGAACTTCGTGCTCACCGGCGCCCTGGACGGCGGCGGCACGATGAGCCTGCGCAGCGATCACCTGGGCAAGGTGATGTACGCCTGGCTGCTGCGCATGGAGATCGGGGACGGAGCGATCGCGGATGACTGA